CTTCGGCAACTCCGGCGCACTGGAGCGCAACATGGAGATCGAGTACCAGCGCAACGGCGAGCGGTACCAGTTCCTGCGGTGGGGCCAGACCGCATTTGATGACTTCAAGGTTGTCCCGCCGGGGACCGGCATTGTGCACCAGGTCAACATCGAATACCTGGCCCGCACGGTCATGACCCGCGAGGTCGACACCGAGTCCGGCTCAGTCGTCCGGGCCTACCCGGACACCTGCGTCGGCACCGACTCGCACACCACCATGGTCAATGGCATGGGTGTGCTGGGCTGGGGCGTTGGCGGCATCGAAGCCGAGGCAGCCATGCTTGGCCAGCCCGTCTCCATGCTGATCCCGCGCGTTGTGGGCTTCAAGCTGACCGGGTCCATCCCGGCCGGCGCGACCGCCACCGACGTCGTCCTGACCATCACCGAGCAGCTGCGCAAGCACGGAGTGGTCGGCAAGTTTGTCGAGTTCTACGGCGAAGGCGTTGCGGCCGTGCCGCTGGCCAACCGCGCCACCATCGGCAACATGAGCCCGGAGTTCGGCTCCACGGCCGCCATGTTCCCGATCGACGACGTTACCTTGGACTACCTGCGCCTCACCGGCCGCTCGGACGAGAACGTCGCCTTGGTGGAGTCCTACGCTAAGGAACAGGGCCTCTGGCACGATCCGTCACGTGAGATCAAGTTCTCCGAGTACCTCGAACTGGACCTGTCGACGGTTGTTCCGTCGATTTCCGGCCCGAAGCGCCCCCAGGACCGCATCATCCTCACCGAGTCCAAGGCCCAGTTCCGCCAGGACCTGCGCAACTATGTGAAGGAAGACCTCGTCGGCGGCAGCGTCGATGAGGCCATTGACGAGAGCTTCCCGGCGTCCGATACCCCGTCCTTCACCGCCACCAAGACGCACCTGACAGACGAGGCCCCGCACGCGCACGGGCCGAAGTCCAACGGCCGGCCGTCAAAGAAAGTCAGTGTCAAGACCGCTGACGGCCGCGAGTTCGAGCTGGACCACGGCGCAGTGTCGATCGCCTCGATCACTTCCTGCACCAACACGTCCAACCCGTCCGTGATGCTGGCCGCCGCGCTTTTGGCCCGCAACGCCGTCGACAAGGGCCTGACCTCGAAGCCGTGGGTCAAGACCTCCGTGGCTCCCGGTTCCAAGGTTGTCACCGACTACTACAACAAGTCGGGCCTGACCCCCTACCTGGAGAAGCTCGGCTTCTACATCGTCGGTTACGGCTGCGCGACCTGCATCGGAAACTCCGGCCCGCTCGACGCCGAAATCTCCGAGGCCATCGCGGCCAACGATCTTTCCGTTGCAGCTGTGCTGTCCGGTAACCGCAACTTCGAGGGCCGGATCAACCCGGACGTGAAGATGAACTACCTGGCGTCCCCGCCGCTGGTCATCGCCTACGCCCTCGCCGGCACCATGGACTTCGATTTTGATGCTGACCCGCTGGGCCAGGATGAGGCCGGCAACGACGTTTTCCTGAAGGACATCTGGCCGAACCCGGTTGAGGTCCAGCAGGTAATCGATTCCTCGATCGACAAGGAAATGTTCGCCCGCGGCTACGAGGGCGTCTTCGACGGCGACGACCGCTGGAAAGCTCTCTCCACGCCGGCCGGCGACACATTCGCCTGGGACCCTAAGTCCACCTACGTCCGCAAGCCCCCGTACTTCGACGGCATGAAGGCGGAGCCGGAGCCCGTCAAGGACATCACCGGCGCCCGGGTGCTGCTGAAGCTTGGCGATTCCGTCACCACCGACCACATCTCACCGGCGGGTTCCTTCAAGTCGGACACCCCTGCCGGTCAGTACCTGCTGGCCAACGGTGTGGAGCGCAAGGACTTCAACTCCTACGGCTCACGCCGTGGCAACCATGAGGTGATGATCCGCGGTACGTTCGCGAATATCCGGATCAAGAACCAGATCCTGGACGGCGTCGAAGGTGGCTTCACCCGTGACTTCACCCAGGCCGACGGCCCGCAGGCCTACGTCTACGACGCCGCGCAGAACTACGAGGCGGCCGGCATCCCGCTGGTGGTCCTCGCCGGCAAGGAGTATGGCTCCGGCTCGTCGCGTGACTGGGCAGCCAAGGGAACTGCGCTGCTGGGCGTCAAGGCTGTAGTTGCCGAAAGCTACGAGCGCATCCACCGCTCCAACCTGATCGGCATGGGCGTCCTGCCCCTGCAGTACCCGGCCGGCCAGAACGCGGCCAGCCTCGGGTTGACCGGCATGGAAACCTTCGCCGTTGAGGGCGTCACAGCCCTTAACGAGGGCACCACACCCAAGACGCTGAAGGTCACTGCCACGGCCGAGGACGGTACCGTCACGAGCTTCGATGCGGTCCTGCGCATCGATACCCCGGGCGAGGCCGATTACTACCGCAACGGCGGCATCCTGCAGTACGTGCTGCGGCAGATCTCCGCGAACTAGCCGCAGTCCGGAAGTATCAACCCGAAAGCCCCGGCCCGTTCCCGACGGACCGGGGCTTTCGTGGCCCGGCACCGGCGCCATGCCTGAGGCGTTAGAGTTAAAAGGCATGTCTACCACCCGAAGGAGGGGCCGTTGGGAATCTTGGAGACCGTCCGCAACCCGCAGGACCTGAGTAAGTTGTCCGAGGCGCAGCTGGACCGGCTGACAGCCGAGGTCCGGGACTTCCTGATCGCCAACGTCTCCCAGACCGGCGGCCACCTGGGCCCGAACCTTGGTGTGGTGGAGCTCACCATCGCTGTGCACCGGGTCTTCGATTCTCCCCGGGACAGCATCGTCTTTGACACCGGCCACCAGTCGTACGTGCACAAGCTCCTCACCGGACGCCAGGATTTCAGCACCCTGCGCCAGCAAGGCGGTCTGTCGGGCTACCCGGACCGCGCCGAATCAGAGCACGACATCGTCGAAAGCTCGCACGCATCGTCCTCGCTGTCCTGGGCGGACGGGATCTCCCGGGCCCGGCAGCTCACCGGCGACGGGGACCGCTACGTTATCGCCGTGGTGGGTGACGGCGCGCTGACCGGCGGAATGGCCTGGGAAGCCCTCAACAACATCGCGGCCGACAAAAAGCGCCGGGTGGTGATCGTCGTAAACGACAACGGCCGCTCCTACGCCCCGACCGTGGGCGGATTCGCTGACTACCTCGCCTCGCTGCGCCCCACCATCGATTCCTTCCGCGCCGCCCCTGCCTACGAAGGCACCTTGGACTGGTGGCGGCGCAAGCTGCAGAACGGCGGACCCGCGGGCCAGTTCACCTACCGCAGCCTGCACGCCATGAAGAAGGGCGTTAAGGACTGGTGGGCCCCGCAGGGTATGTTTGAGGACCTCGGGATGAAATACATCGGTCCGGTCGACGGCCACAACCTCCAGGCCATGGAGCACGCACTGTCCACCGCGAAGAATTACGCCGGGCCGGTGATTGTGCATGCCATGACCGAAAAGGGTCACGGCTACGCGCCCGCCCGCGCACACGAAGCGGACCAGTTCCACGCCGTCGGGATTATTGACCCGGAGACGGGAGCGCCAACCGAGGCCGGCGGAGCGAAATCCTGGACCGCCGTCTTCGCCGACGAGATCGCCGAGATCGCCGATGAGCGAAAGGACATCGTCGGCATCACCGGCGCCATGCTGATCCCGGTCGGCCTGCACAAGTTTGCTGCCCGGCACCCGGAGCGGGTGTTCGACGTCGGCATCGCCGAACAGCACGCTCTCACCTCCGCCGCCGGCATGGCGTTCGGGGGACTGCACCCGGTCGTCGCTGTCTACGCGACCTTCCTGAACCGCGCCTTCGACCAGCTCCTGATGGACGTCGCCCTGCACAAAGCCGGTGTCACAATCGTCCTGGACCGGGCCGGCGTTACCGGGCCCGACGGCGCCAGCCACCACGGCATGTGGGACATGGCCATGGTCCAAATCGTGCCAGGCCTGCACCTCGCCGCGCCCCGGGACGCCAACCGGTTGCGTGAGGAGCTGCGCGAGGCCGTCGCCATCGAAGACGCCCCCAGTGTGATCCGTTACTCCAAGGGCACTGTCGGGGCCGAAGTTGAGGCGGTCGAGCGGCTCAGCGACGGCGTGGACGTGCTGGCACGGCGCCCGGTCGGCTCCAGCGAGAACGACGTCCTGATCGTCAGCGTCGGGGCCATGTCCGAACTCGCCCTGGACGTCTCCAACCGCCTCGGGGCGCAAGGCATCAGCTCCACAGTGGTGGACCCCCGCTGGGTCCTGCCGGTCCGGAAATCCATCGTCGCCCTCGCCTCCCACCACCGGCTCGTCATCTGCATCGAGGACGGGGTCCGCGCCGGCGGGGTCGGGTCCCGGATCAGGCAGGAAATGCGCGCCGCCGGAGTGGACACCGCCCTGAACGAAGTGGGCCTGCCGGTGGAATTCCTGGACCATGGAACCCGCAGCCAGGTGCTCGAACGGGTCGGCTTGACCGCCCAGCAGATCACCCATGACGTCGTGGCTCAGGTCCTGGGGACCAAGGTACCGTTCGCGCGTCCCCTCCCCGGCCAGGAACACCCCAGCACCGGCAGCCTGCCGATTCTGTGAGGACCCCCAAGGACCTGGTTCCGGGAGACCTGGTAGTCTCCCGGAACCGCAAATGGAACGGCAAGGCCCACTGGGTGGTGCCCGGTACCTACCTCGGCGAGGACGTCCACGGTTGGTGGATCTTCCAGGGAACCAACGAGTTCTGTTCGCGTCCGGGCGCCGCGTTCTACACCGAATCGGACGCCGTGCTGCTGGTTCCGCGAAGCGGCGAGTACGTCGCCACCTTCTACGCAGCGGGCCATCCCGCCGGCGTCAGGGTGTACGTGGATCTCGCGACGGACCACGGCTGGCGAACCATCCGCCCCGGCGTCACCGAGTTCCACCTGATCGACATGGACCTGGACGTCATCCGTACCGCGGAGCGCGGAGTCTACGTGGACGATGAGGACGAGTTTGCCGAGCACCGAGTGGAGATGGACTACCCCGAGGACGTGGCGGCCCGGATCAGCGCCGCATCGGATCAGCTTTACCAGGCCGTCAAGGCAGAACAGCCACCCTTCGACGGCACAGACCGCGAATGGTTCAGGAAAGGACGGGCATGAGCGGAATTATCCGGGTTTACAAGCGCAACGATGAGGGTGTCCTCGAATTCAGGGAGGCCTGGTTTGACGAGGACTACAGCCAATTTGTGATGAACCACGGCGTCGTCGGGCACCAGAGCAAAACCGATGAGACCGACGTCGCCGACGCCGGCGCTGCCGAGCGACTGATGGATGCCTTCGCCGTGCAGTGCGCCGAAGACGGTTTTGCCGAAATCCCCGAGGACGGGCAGTTCTGGGTCGTGGCCCAGTATGCACTGAAGACCAAGGGTGGCACGGATCGCGACCGTTACCTCGAGGAAAAGGCCAAGGACGCACTGATCAGCCACCTCGCGTGGCGGGGCCTCGGAATAGTGGACCGCTCGGAATTTTCCGATTCCAAGCTCAACATCTTTATCCTGACCCCGGACGTCAACAAGGCGGTTAATGCCATCAAGGTCTGCATTCGGGGCGAGGACCTCGACTTCACCAAGTTGAGCATCGGCGCCGCTACCGACGGGTCCAGCTTTCGACTCAAGTACTCAGCCAAGCCGGCGAACAGCTTTAGCCTCTAGTTCCGCGGGCCGCTCCACGGGCAGCTTGCAGACCATTTTTTGGGGACCCCGACGGAAAGGAATTCCAGATGGCGGCGAAATCCGTTGAACCGGGCCGTACCCCGCTGCCGCGGGGGATCTCGGCTCCGGCCCGCCGGGCCCTCGCACACGCCGGAGTCGAGTCACTCGAACAGGTGGCGGCACGCGGCGGGCGGGGACTTGCCCGAATGCACGGCATCTGTCCGCGGACCCTGGCCCAGCTCCAGGATGCCCTCGACGATCAAGGGCTGGAGCTGACCGCCGGATAACCCTCCGCGGCCCCGGGCAGCACACCGGACGCCGGCCGCCGCAGCGGCCCGCGGACGGGCCCGGGCCGTTATAGGCTGAAGTACATGACTGAATACCGCCGCGTGGGAAATTCCGGACTGACCGTCTCCGTCGTTGGACTTGGCTGCAATAACCTTGGCCGGGCCAATACGGCGACCGAGTCGCAGGACGGGACCGACGCCGTGGTGCATGCGGCGCTGGACTCCGGCATAACCTTCTTCGACGTCGCGGACACCTACGGCCGGGAACCGGGACTGAGCGAAACCATGCTGGGCAAGGCCCTGAACGGCCGCCGCGACGAGGCAGTGGTCGCCACGAAGTTCGGGATGGACATGGGCGGTGCCAACGGCAATGACTTTGGTGCCCGTGGCTCCCGCCGGTACATCATTAAGGCTGCGGAGGCCTCGCTCCGCCGGCTCGGGACGGACTGGATCGACCTTTACCAGTTCCACACACCCGACCCGCTGACCCCGATCGAGGAGACCCTCGATGCCCTCGATGAGCTCGTCAGCAGCGGCAAGGTCCGCTACATCGGCCACTCCAACCGTGCCGGCTGGCAGATCGCCGAAGCCGAATTCGTGGCCCGTGCCCGCGGTGGAGCCCGGTTTATCTCCAGCCAGAACCACTACAACCTGCTTGACCGCCGCGCTGAGCTTGAGGTCACTCCGGCCGCGGACGCCTACGGCTTGGGCGTGCTGCCGTACTTCCCGCTGGCCAACGGCCTGCTGACCGGCAAATACGCCAGGGACACCGCACCTGAGGGTTCGCGCCTCAGCCACACCCGCACGAACCTGGTCCACGACGCCGACTGGGAACAGTTGGCGGCCCTGGGCGCCTTCGCAGCCGAGCGGGGCCTGAACGAGATCCAGGTGGCGTTCTCCTGGCTTGCGGCCCAGCGCTCGGTGAGCAGTG
This genomic window from Arthrobacter sp. EM1 contains:
- the acnA gene encoding aconitate hydratase AcnA — encoded protein: MSIVDSFGSKGKLNVAGTEYEIFRLNSVEGAENLPFSLKVLLENLLRTEDGANITADHVRALAGWDPSAEPDTEIQFTPARVIMQDFTGVPCVVDLATMREAVKELGGDPKRVNPLAPAEMVIDHSVQIDAFGNSGALERNMEIEYQRNGERYQFLRWGQTAFDDFKVVPPGTGIVHQVNIEYLARTVMTREVDTESGSVVRAYPDTCVGTDSHTTMVNGMGVLGWGVGGIEAEAAMLGQPVSMLIPRVVGFKLTGSIPAGATATDVVLTITEQLRKHGVVGKFVEFYGEGVAAVPLANRATIGNMSPEFGSTAAMFPIDDVTLDYLRLTGRSDENVALVESYAKEQGLWHDPSREIKFSEYLELDLSTVVPSISGPKRPQDRIILTESKAQFRQDLRNYVKEDLVGGSVDEAIDESFPASDTPSFTATKTHLTDEAPHAHGPKSNGRPSKKVSVKTADGREFELDHGAVSIASITSCTNTSNPSVMLAAALLARNAVDKGLTSKPWVKTSVAPGSKVVTDYYNKSGLTPYLEKLGFYIVGYGCATCIGNSGPLDAEISEAIAANDLSVAAVLSGNRNFEGRINPDVKMNYLASPPLVIAYALAGTMDFDFDADPLGQDEAGNDVFLKDIWPNPVEVQQVIDSSIDKEMFARGYEGVFDGDDRWKALSTPAGDTFAWDPKSTYVRKPPYFDGMKAEPEPVKDITGARVLLKLGDSVTTDHISPAGSFKSDTPAGQYLLANGVERKDFNSYGSRRGNHEVMIRGTFANIRIKNQILDGVEGGFTRDFTQADGPQAYVYDAAQNYEAAGIPLVVLAGKEYGSGSSRDWAAKGTALLGVKAVVAESYERIHRSNLIGMGVLPLQYPAGQNAASLGLTGMETFAVEGVTALNEGTTPKTLKVTATAEDGTVTSFDAVLRIDTPGEADYYRNGGILQYVLRQISAN
- the dxs gene encoding 1-deoxy-D-xylulose-5-phosphate synthase; this translates as MGILETVRNPQDLSKLSEAQLDRLTAEVRDFLIANVSQTGGHLGPNLGVVELTIAVHRVFDSPRDSIVFDTGHQSYVHKLLTGRQDFSTLRQQGGLSGYPDRAESEHDIVESSHASSSLSWADGISRARQLTGDGDRYVIAVVGDGALTGGMAWEALNNIAADKKRRVVIVVNDNGRSYAPTVGGFADYLASLRPTIDSFRAAPAYEGTLDWWRRKLQNGGPAGQFTYRSLHAMKKGVKDWWAPQGMFEDLGMKYIGPVDGHNLQAMEHALSTAKNYAGPVIVHAMTEKGHGYAPARAHEADQFHAVGIIDPETGAPTEAGGAKSWTAVFADEIAEIADERKDIVGITGAMLIPVGLHKFAARHPERVFDVGIAEQHALTSAAGMAFGGLHPVVAVYATFLNRAFDQLLMDVALHKAGVTIVLDRAGVTGPDGASHHGMWDMAMVQIVPGLHLAAPRDANRLREELREAVAIEDAPSVIRYSKGTVGAEVEAVERLSDGVDVLARRPVGSSENDVLIVSVGAMSELALDVSNRLGAQGISSTVVDPRWVLPVRKSIVALASHHRLVICIEDGVRAGGVGSRIRQEMRAAGVDTALNEVGLPVEFLDHGTRSQVLERVGLTAQQITHDVVAQVLGTKVPFARPLPGQEHPSTGSLPIL
- a CDS encoding DUF402 domain-containing protein gives rise to the protein MRTPKDLVPGDLVVSRNRKWNGKAHWVVPGTYLGEDVHGWWIFQGTNEFCSRPGAAFYTESDAVLLVPRSGEYVATFYAAGHPAGVRVYVDLATDHGWRTIRPGVTEFHLIDMDLDVIRTAERGVYVDDEDEFAEHRVEMDYPEDVAARISAASDQLYQAVKAEQPPFDGTDREWFRKGRA
- a CDS encoding aldo/keto reductase, with protein sequence MTEYRRVGNSGLTVSVVGLGCNNLGRANTATESQDGTDAVVHAALDSGITFFDVADTYGREPGLSETMLGKALNGRRDEAVVATKFGMDMGGANGNDFGARGSRRYIIKAAEASLRRLGTDWIDLYQFHTPDPLTPIEETLDALDELVSSGKVRYIGHSNRAGWQIAEAEFVARARGGARFISSQNHYNLLDRRAELEVTPAADAYGLGVLPYFPLANGLLTGKYARDTAPEGSRLSHTRTNLVHDADWEQLAALGAFAAERGLNEIQVAFSWLAAQRSVSSVIAGATRPEQVRQNAAAVAWIPTAAERDELNDLFPRTPKVALF